The Nostoc sp. 'Lobaria pulmonaria (5183) cyanobiont' DNA window ATTCAAGTATTTGTATAGCAGTCTTATTTGACATCATAAAAAATGTAGATAAGGAAGCTAATCGCCTTCTAGATGAGATACGACGTGTAGCTTGCTTCTCCGTAGGGGTAAGCGTAGTATCTCGTAGAGAAAGACACAAAGGGAAGAAAGAATAAAGAAGTATATACTTTTCACATCTGGATTTTTGATTTTAAAAAAAGCGATATCAGCCGTTTAAGGCTCAGGACTGAAGACTATAGAAAGAGCTAGTTGATAAAGTTGGCGACGGGGAAGGGAAGTAAATTTTGCTAACTGACGGCTAGCTTGCGATCGCGATATTCCTTGACTAATTAACTGTTTCAATTCGGCTTTCAATTCTTCTTCTGTCAGTTGGGGCTGACTGGCTGGAATTCCCGCTACTACTAATGTATATTCACCTTGGGGTTCTCGTTGAGTGTAGTAAGCGATCGCTTGGGCAATTGTCCCCCGCCAAAATTCCTCATACAATTTAGTTAACTCCCGTCCTAACACAATTTGGCGATCGCTTCCCCAAACAAGAGCTAAGTCTTGCAAAGTATCTCGCAAACGGTGCGGCGATTCGTAGAAAATCAATGTGCGAGATTCTGTTTGCAGAGATTCTAAATGTTCTTGTCTCTGTTGAGTTTTAGCTGGGAGAAAGCCTTCAAAGACAAATCGATCTGTTGGTAGTCCAGCTGCACTCAAAGCGGTAATTGCTGCACTAGCGCCAGGAATCGGAACTACTGGAATTCCCGCCTCAATACAGGCTTTCACCAGTTCATATCCCGGATCGGAAATACCTGGCATCCCAGCATCGCTC harbors:
- the rsmI gene encoding 16S rRNA (cytidine(1402)-2'-O)-methyltransferase, with amino-acid sequence MQTDPKPGTLYVVGTPIGNLEDITFRAVRILQTVDIIAAEDTRHTGKLLQHFQVKTPQVSYHEHNRTSRIPELLEHLVNNKAIALVSDAGMPGISDPGYELVKACIEAGIPVVPIPGASAAITALSAAGLPTDRFVFEGFLPAKTQQRQEHLESLQTESRTLIFYESPHRLRDTLQDLALVWGSDRQIVLGRELTKLYEEFWRGTIAQAIAYYTQREPQGEYTLVVAGIPASQPQLTEEELKAELKQLISQGISRSQASRQLAKFTSLPRRQLYQLALSIVFSPEP